A window of the Isosphaera pallida ATCC 43644 genome harbors these coding sequences:
- a CDS encoding MBL fold metallo-hydrolase, which produces MMESEVASATRRLIILGSGTSTGVPTLGCDCSVCLSRDPRNHRTRPSALFRLPQGDLLIDTTPEMRLQLLRENVRFVHAIAYTHDHADHLMGLDDARLFPKYIGGPVPVFCEERVEDSIRRIFHYAFQQEVLSYPFGGVPRLAFRRIQPGIAFETLGERVVPIRLDHGRIPVLGFRIGGLAYCTDVKRIPEESLPLLTDLDVLVLDTLRYEEHPTHLSLNESLALIERLAPRRAVLTHLSHAFDHHAAEKTLPPHVRLAYDGLMIPF; this is translated from the coding sequence ATGATGGAATCGGAGGTCGCGTCGGCGACGCGGCGGCTAATCATCTTGGGAAGCGGCACCTCCACCGGCGTGCCCACCCTGGGGTGCGACTGCTCGGTGTGCCTGTCGCGCGATCCTCGCAACCACCGCACCCGCCCCAGCGCCTTGTTCCGTTTGCCCCAAGGCGATCTCCTCATCGACACCACCCCGGAAATGCGGCTGCAACTCCTCCGCGAGAACGTCCGGTTCGTTCACGCCATCGCCTACACCCATGACCACGCCGACCACCTGATGGGGTTGGACGACGCGCGGTTGTTCCCCAAGTACATCGGCGGCCCCGTTCCGGTCTTTTGCGAGGAACGGGTCGAGGATTCGATCCGACGAATCTTCCACTACGCCTTCCAGCAAGAGGTCCTCAGTTATCCCTTTGGTGGGGTCCCCCGGCTGGCTTTCCGTCGCATCCAACCCGGCATCGCGTTCGAGACCCTGGGAGAGCGGGTCGTGCCGATCCGTCTCGACCACGGCCGCATCCCCGTGTTGGGCTTCCGCATTGGAGGCCTGGCATATTGTACCGACGTCAAACGCATCCCCGAGGAATCGCTCCCCCTGCTGACCGACCTGGATGTGCTCGTGCTGGACACCTTGCGCTACGAGGAACATCCTACCCACCTGAGCCTCAACGAATCGCTGGCCTTGATCGAGCGGTTGGCTCCACGCCGGGCGGTCCTCACCCACCTATCGCACGCTTTCGACCACCACGCCGCCGAAAAGACCCTACCCCCGCACGTCCGTTTGGCCTATGACGGCCTGATGATCCCATTCTAA
- a CDS encoding ArnT family glycosyltransferase — MAQDQPSASSCPPVPRSAPLAWRWCLVVGGMACLPVLATLNGPGPTVDEPLDVLPGRDYLRKLDQVGVVGFLRSEVIDATYRFNKEHPPLGRWLLGIAATLFEPWEETIRGDDPTGLNLRAARVAPALAFGLLCAVMARVGSRVGGVWAGLGAVVLTVTMPRVWSHAHLAALDTFITVFWLLALFSLDAATRSRRPLVGCLGAGLVFGLALLTKIHAWLLPAIGLVWAILRLGPIQGAIGAGLWGAVGFAVFLAGWPWLWNDPVGRLGAYLSTGVERMSIQTLYFGAVYPDRQVPWHYPWVHVLFTTPPIALMLAGWGAAAVWAGSGPRDPSIRLWIGAALAVLLVFSTHVPVYDGERLYLMVFPLLGLLGGVGLARLAAAAPAGRIARLFWWGGVMASIGLNSLEVVRTAPYGLSYYNIFIGGVVGAEARGMELSYWSEGFDDSLLGELARRVEPGQTVAVAPTLAPGFGRVLTTPALAAREVIPKDQEFVSQADWVLIHRRPAYWTQEVRDLVASTPPVAASRVEGVWIAGLWRRPNPAGRNSRGD; from the coding sequence ATGGCTCAAGACCAACCCTCCGCGTCGTCGTGTCCGCCGGTTCCGAGGTCGGCTCCGTTGGCCTGGCGTTGGTGTTTGGTCGTGGGGGGGATGGCGTGCCTGCCGGTTCTGGCGACCTTGAATGGACCGGGACCAACGGTCGATGAGCCGTTGGACGTTCTGCCGGGCCGCGACTATCTTCGTAAGCTCGACCAGGTTGGAGTCGTCGGATTCCTACGCTCGGAGGTCATCGACGCCACTTATCGATTCAATAAAGAACATCCGCCGTTAGGTCGATGGTTGTTGGGGATCGCCGCGACCCTCTTTGAACCCTGGGAGGAGACGATTCGGGGCGACGATCCAACCGGTCTGAATCTCAGGGCCGCGCGGGTGGCTCCAGCTCTGGCGTTTGGTTTGCTGTGCGCCGTGATGGCGCGGGTGGGTTCGCGGGTTGGCGGAGTTTGGGCCGGGTTAGGGGCGGTCGTGTTGACCGTGACGATGCCGAGGGTCTGGTCCCACGCCCATCTCGCCGCGTTGGATACGTTCATCACGGTGTTTTGGTTGCTAGCGCTGTTCAGTTTAGACGCTGCTACAAGAAGTCGTCGTCCCCTGGTGGGGTGCCTTGGGGCTGGTCTGGTGTTTGGTCTGGCGCTATTGACCAAGATTCACGCCTGGTTGCTGCCGGCGATCGGCTTGGTTTGGGCGATCCTGCGGTTGGGACCCATCCAGGGCGCGATAGGGGCGGGGTTGTGGGGGGCGGTGGGATTTGCGGTTTTCTTGGCCGGTTGGCCCTGGCTCTGGAACGATCCGGTGGGACGCCTTGGGGCCTATCTCAGCACCGGGGTGGAGCGGATGTCGATCCAAACCCTCTACTTCGGCGCTGTTTATCCCGACCGTCAGGTTCCCTGGCATTATCCTTGGGTTCACGTCTTGTTCACTACGCCTCCCATCGCGTTGATGTTGGCGGGCTGGGGCGCGGCGGCGGTTTGGGCCGGATCTGGGCCGCGCGATCCCTCGATTCGCCTCTGGATCGGCGCGGCTTTGGCTGTGTTGTTGGTCTTTAGCACGCACGTCCCAGTATATGACGGAGAACGTCTTTATTTGATGGTCTTTCCCCTCTTGGGGTTGTTGGGGGGGGTGGGGCTGGCTCGTTTGGCCGCCGCTGCGCCGGCGGGTCGGATCGCTCGGTTGTTTTGGTGGGGAGGGGTGATGGCATCGATCGGACTCAATAGTTTGGAGGTGGTCCGTACCGCTCCCTACGGGCTAAGTTACTACAACATCTTCATCGGTGGGGTCGTCGGAGCCGAGGCCCGCGGCATGGAATTGTCTTACTGGTCCGAGGGATTCGACGACAGCTTGCTTGGGGAACTCGCTCGTCGGGTTGAACCGGGGCAAACCGTGGCCGTAGCTCCTACGTTGGCCCCAGGGTTTGGTCGCGTTTTGACCACCCCCGCTCTGGCCGCGCGAGAGGTCATTCCGAAGGACCAGGAATTCGTCTCGCAGGCCGATTGGGTGTTGATCCATCGCCGCCCCGCCTACTGGACCCAGGAGGTGCGAGACCTGGTGGCCTCGACTCCCCCTGTGGCAGCTAGTCGGGTCGAGGGGGTTTGGATCGCCGGTCTTTGGCGGCGTCCCAATCCGGCTGGGCGGAACAGTCGGGGTGATTGA
- a CDS encoding DUF4832 domain-containing protein: MRWFLCSASIVATSFLTGASGGRESTPEALLKAQPARRLEPAPSPVDNPLKGLVPYDNPPPNRFPHSLEFFYLPLSDLMIGPNLFDWSSLERKLDAIARRGNQAIFRIWVEYPTLETGVPTFLIEQGVKLTRWRNPFENSWNVTPDYGDERLIKALEQFIAALGARYDNDPRVGFLTAGLLGSWGEWHTWPRDDLAPSPEVERRVMNAYEAAFKQVPILLRYPAGPNDPVHADNASRTRFGYHDDSFAWATLDTGREEDSWFFLAALKRAGPQAMARWTIQPIGGEIRPELWDSLFDPHQPPHPKGQNFDECVRQTHVTWLMDSGMFHKPVSPARRQRALESVRRMGYDFRVTTARLNRQENRRLTVELTVINQGVAPFYRNWPLELGWLDRSTGRVIARFPVDWSLTNLLPDAPARVWRTTLTLPPASGNENNCILALRVVHPLPNGKPLRFANADQDRHAPGWLSLGTPNGGASKPPRPSRPRPRRLAEFGALDD, translated from the coding sequence ATGCGCTGGTTTTTATGTTCTGCGTCAATCGTCGCAACCAGTTTCCTCACTGGGGCCTCCGGGGGAAGGGAGTCGACTCCCGAGGCCCTCCTCAAAGCCCAACCGGCCCGACGTTTGGAACCAGCCCCTTCTCCAGTAGACAACCCACTCAAAGGTCTTGTTCCTTACGATAACCCGCCACCCAATCGGTTTCCACACAGTCTGGAGTTCTTTTATCTTCCCCTTTCCGACCTGATGATCGGCCCCAACCTCTTCGATTGGTCCTCCCTGGAGCGTAAGCTCGACGCGATCGCCCGGCGGGGCAATCAGGCAATCTTCCGTATCTGGGTTGAGTATCCCACCCTCGAAACTGGTGTTCCGACCTTCCTGATTGAACAAGGGGTAAAACTGACCCGCTGGCGAAACCCTTTCGAGAACTCCTGGAACGTTACGCCCGACTACGGCGACGAGCGTCTGATCAAGGCCCTGGAGCAGTTCATCGCCGCGTTGGGAGCACGCTACGACAACGACCCCCGCGTGGGCTTTCTCACCGCGGGCCTTCTTGGTTCCTGGGGCGAGTGGCACACTTGGCCCCGTGATGATCTGGCACCCTCCCCCGAAGTGGAACGTCGGGTGATGAACGCCTACGAAGCAGCCTTCAAGCAGGTGCCGATCCTGCTGCGTTACCCCGCCGGTCCCAACGACCCTGTCCACGCCGACAACGCCTCGCGGACCCGGTTTGGCTACCACGACGACTCCTTCGCCTGGGCCACGTTGGACACCGGACGCGAAGAGGATTCCTGGTTTTTCCTAGCCGCGCTCAAGAGGGCCGGCCCCCAGGCCATGGCGCGTTGGACAATTCAACCCATTGGCGGCGAAATCCGCCCCGAACTTTGGGACAGCCTGTTTGACCCCCATCAACCGCCCCATCCCAAGGGCCAGAACTTTGATGAGTGCGTGCGGCAAACTCATGTCACCTGGTTGATGGATTCCGGGATGTTCCACAAGCCGGTCTCGCCGGCGCGTCGTCAACGCGCTTTGGAGTCAGTTCGCCGCATGGGATACGACTTCCGGGTGACCACCGCGCGGCTCAATCGTCAGGAAAACCGTCGCCTGACAGTAGAACTGACCGTGATCAACCAGGGAGTCGCCCCGTTTTACCGGAACTGGCCTCTGGAATTGGGCTGGCTGGATCGCTCGACGGGACGTGTGATCGCGCGCTTCCCCGTTGATTGGTCCTTGACCAACCTGCTCCCCGACGCTCCCGCCCGGGTGTGGCGAACCACTCTGACCTTGCCACCGGCCAGCGGTAACGAGAACAATTGCATCCTGGCGCTGCGGGTTGTTCATCCGTTGCCCAACGGCAAACCCCTTCGGTTCGCTAACGCCGATCAAGACCGCCACGCCCCCGGCTGGCTGAGTTTGGGGACTCCCAACGGCGGGGCTTCCAAACCACCTCGCCCGTCGCGCCCTCGTCCCCGTCGTCTGGCTGAGTTTGGGGCTTTGGACGACTGA
- a CDS encoding DNA-methyltransferase, with translation MPPSPPYVSAPPAAPSPPSGATQQPLPPTSPPSPSEPGWDQVIHVGDCIAGMNQLEDKSVDLIFADPPFNIGYTYDVYNDRCDDQEYLAWSRRWIEAAVRVLSPTGTFWLAIGDDFAAELKVLMHRELGLTFRGWIIWYYTFGVHCKRKFTRSHTHLLYFTRHPRDFTFNADAIRVPSARQRVYNDKRAHPLGRVPDDTWILRPQDFPGGFGPDQSVWHVPRVCGTFRERQGWHGCQMPERILGRIMSACSNPGDLVLDPFVGSGTTLAVARKLHRRGVGFELSADYAMNACQRLESVRPGDPLDGGDGLETLARPRQPRGSTTSPRRRRASPSTT, from the coding sequence ATGCCGCCGTCCCCTCCCTACGTTTCGGCTCCCCCTGCCGCGCCTTCGCCGCCCTCCGGAGCGACACAGCAGCCGCTGCCCCCCACCTCGCCGCCCTCCCCCTCCGAACCTGGCTGGGATCAGGTGATCCACGTGGGCGACTGCATTGCAGGCATGAATCAACTCGAAGACAAATCGGTGGACCTCATCTTTGCCGACCCCCCCTTCAACATTGGATACACGTATGATGTTTACAACGATCGGTGTGACGATCAAGAGTATCTCGCTTGGTCGCGTCGCTGGATCGAGGCCGCGGTTCGGGTGCTGTCGCCAACCGGAACATTCTGGTTGGCGATCGGGGATGACTTCGCGGCTGAACTCAAAGTGCTGATGCACCGTGAGCTCGGCCTAACGTTCCGTGGCTGGATCATCTGGTACTACACCTTCGGCGTTCACTGCAAACGGAAGTTCACCCGAAGCCACACCCACTTGCTCTACTTTACCCGTCACCCCCGCGATTTCACGTTCAATGCCGACGCGATCCGGGTTCCGTCCGCCCGACAACGTGTCTACAACGACAAGCGGGCCCACCCCCTTGGACGCGTTCCTGATGATACGTGGATTTTGCGCCCCCAGGATTTCCCTGGGGGGTTCGGTCCCGATCAGTCAGTCTGGCACGTTCCCCGCGTTTGCGGGACGTTCCGTGAACGCCAAGGGTGGCACGGATGTCAGATGCCCGAACGCATCCTCGGCCGGATCATGTCCGCATGCTCCAACCCGGGCGACCTCGTCCTCGACCCCTTCGTGGGTAGCGGCACCACCTTGGCCGTGGCCCGCAAGCTCCACCGACGCGGCGTGGGTTTTGAACTCTCTGCCGACTACGCGATGAACGCCTGCCAACGCCTCGAATCCGTCCGCCCCGGCGACCCTCTGGATGGCGGCGATGGCCTCGAAACCCTGGCCCGGCCCCGTCAACCACGTGGCTCCACGACCTCCCCACGCCGCCGACGCGCCAGTCCCTCCACAACCTGA
- a CDS encoding TIGR02996 domain-containing protein — MMDQDNPDHADVSQGDPRDWAFEAHWPFWEAIRQAEPEDHGPLLIYADWLEEQGDPARAEWIRVEVERVAVGPGTWRGRLLADRSRRLAKRLEPVGGVEEEGGEEPPGRGCEWNSSLAVGHILGLPRLVRTTAEVFRRRGSWFLRRLPIDHLELHPSITRRPEVALSGCESLRAIRWLRLRSRSSLEAALDSPHWSGLRTLDLRELGLTTGDLQLVLETILPRTVIRPRTLNLQGNRLGVGGIKALLACPNLQGLKRLNLRYARIRVGGLAQLAQSAGLSDLEELNLRHETIGDEGMDHLLSWGRLAGLRVLDLGYTRVGEVALANLLNALDRRLTRGEPVALEDLGLAGNPIGSDGLEALAFSQVGARLKRLNLKGVPLTTNDARLLAESPLVQGLERLVVGESLADSFTAVPLAEALGDRLELESEYEYSIGFRDDPW, encoded by the coding sequence ATGATGGATCAAGACAATCCCGACCATGCAGATGTCTCTCAAGGCGATCCTCGGGACTGGGCGTTCGAGGCCCATTGGCCGTTCTGGGAGGCGATTCGTCAGGCCGAGCCCGAGGACCACGGGCCGTTGCTGATTTACGCCGACTGGCTGGAGGAACAGGGCGACCCAGCGCGTGCTGAGTGGATTCGGGTCGAGGTGGAGCGGGTTGCGGTCGGTCCGGGAACTTGGCGTGGTCGTTTGCTGGCCGATCGCTCGCGGCGGTTGGCCAAGCGTCTGGAACCGGTTGGGGGGGTCGAGGAGGAGGGGGGGGAGGAGCCTCCAGGCAGGGGGTGCGAGTGGAATTCCTCGTTGGCGGTTGGCCATATTTTGGGCCTGCCTCGATTGGTCAGGACCACCGCTGAGGTGTTTCGAAGGCGGGGAAGTTGGTTTCTTCGTCGTTTGCCAATCGACCACCTCGAACTCCACCCTTCGATCACCAGGCGACCCGAGGTCGCGTTGAGCGGATGCGAGTCGTTGCGGGCGATTCGCTGGTTGAGGTTGAGGTCTCGCTCGTCGTTGGAGGCGGCGTTGGATTCGCCTCATTGGAGCGGCTTGCGGACGCTGGACCTTCGTGAGTTGGGGTTGACCACGGGGGATTTGCAGTTGGTGTTGGAGACGATCCTGCCCCGGACGGTGATTCGTCCCCGCACGCTCAATCTCCAAGGCAATCGGTTGGGGGTGGGGGGAATCAAGGCGCTGCTTGCCTGTCCCAACCTTCAGGGATTGAAGCGTTTGAATCTACGTTACGCGCGAATTCGCGTTGGTGGGCTGGCTCAACTGGCCCAAAGCGCGGGGCTGAGCGACCTGGAGGAGCTGAATCTGCGCCATGAGACCATCGGCGACGAGGGAATGGACCATCTCCTTTCCTGGGGTCGCCTGGCGGGTTTGCGGGTTCTGGATTTGGGATACACCCGAGTGGGCGAGGTTGCTCTGGCGAATTTGCTCAATGCGCTGGATCGCCGCCTGACGCGGGGCGAGCCCGTAGCCTTGGAGGACCTGGGTTTAGCGGGCAACCCGATCGGCTCGGACGGTTTGGAAGCACTGGCCTTCTCCCAGGTGGGAGCGCGTCTCAAGCGTCTCAACCTCAAGGGAGTTCCCCTGACTACCAACGACGCCCGACTTCTGGCCGAGTCGCCGCTCGTCCAAGGTTTGGAGCGCCTGGTGGTGGGCGAATCGCTGGCCGATTCGTTCACGGCGGTTCCCCTGGCCGAGGCATTGGGTGATCGTTTGGAATTGGAGTCAGAGTACGAATATTCCATCGGGTTTCGGGACGATCCGTGGTAG